The following proteins are encoded in a genomic region of Actinomadura sp. NAK00032:
- a CDS encoding prenyltransferase/squalene oxidase repeat-containing protein, whose product MSGTEAAGAADDLIASLVARPWGRVSPSVYETGRLVSLSPWLTGHRRRVAFLVDTQRPDGGWGAPDDGYALVPTLSATEALLSVLVRTPPESGTPEPAVCAAAVRGLRRLGTMLPGRPGAPLPDMPAIELIVPSLAGLIDRRVADLAARPAPPPGLPDGPLPLPLPRGMDGRKLTLVRDLLASGAQPPQKLMHALEIAGPAARGLAQARPEATGTIGASPAATAAWLGDRPPAEPSSPARWYLETVTAMHDGAVPVAYPLTVFERGWVLSWLIRAGVPVTVPPEMVLSLTAPIRADGTPAADGLPPDADTTAAALHALALLGVPHKPDSLWNFETPTHFCTWQGEDGFSVTTNAHVLEAFGEFTASRSAGSADIGDGRHEAAAGKVADWLLGRQRDDGAWTDRWHASPYYATACCALALDRYGGRPRSADAVDRAVKWVLESQRPDGSWGRWEGTAEETAYAVQTLLLPAVTAGREPGRDLVRAAARGRGVLLRGLALPDRAHPPMWHDKDLYHPGAIVRAAVLAALHLLDAVAPDRGKE is encoded by the coding sequence GTGAGCGGGACGGAGGCGGCCGGCGCGGCCGATGATCTGATCGCGAGCCTCGTCGCCCGGCCCTGGGGGCGGGTGTCGCCCTCGGTGTACGAGACGGGCCGGCTCGTCTCGCTCAGCCCCTGGCTGACCGGGCACCGGCGCAGGGTCGCCTTCCTTGTCGACACCCAGCGCCCGGACGGCGGCTGGGGGGCGCCCGACGACGGCTACGCGCTCGTGCCCACGCTGAGCGCGACCGAGGCGCTGCTGTCCGTCCTCGTCCGCACGCCACCGGAGTCCGGCACTCCGGAACCCGCGGTGTGCGCCGCCGCGGTGCGGGGACTGCGCAGGCTCGGCACCATGCTGCCCGGCCGCCCGGGGGCGCCCCTGCCGGACATGCCGGCGATCGAGCTGATCGTCCCGTCCCTCGCCGGGCTGATCGACCGGCGCGTGGCCGACCTCGCCGCGCGACCCGCGCCCCCGCCCGGCCTGCCGGACGGGCCGCTGCCGCTGCCGCTGCCGCGCGGCATGGACGGCCGCAAGCTGACCCTCGTCCGGGACCTGCTGGCCTCGGGCGCGCAGCCGCCGCAGAAGCTGATGCACGCGCTGGAGATCGCGGGCCCGGCGGCGCGCGGCCTCGCCCAGGCCCGTCCCGAGGCGACCGGAACGATCGGCGCGTCGCCCGCGGCGACCGCCGCCTGGCTGGGCGACCGCCCGCCGGCCGAGCCGAGCAGCCCCGCGCGCTGGTACCTGGAGACCGTGACCGCGATGCACGACGGAGCCGTGCCGGTCGCCTACCCGCTCACGGTCTTCGAGCGCGGCTGGGTGCTGAGCTGGCTGATCCGCGCCGGGGTCCCGGTCACCGTCCCGCCCGAGATGGTGCTCAGCCTGACCGCGCCGATCCGCGCGGACGGCACGCCCGCCGCGGACGGGCTGCCGCCCGACGCCGACACCACGGCCGCGGCACTGCACGCGCTCGCCCTTCTCGGCGTTCCGCACAAGCCGGATTCGCTGTGGAATTTCGAGACGCCCACGCATTTCTGCACGTGGCAAGGCGAAGACGGATTCTCGGTCACGACGAATGCGCACGTGCTGGAGGCGTTCGGCGAGTTCACCGCGTCCCGTTCCGCCGGGTCCGCCGATATCGGCGACGGCCGGCACGAGGCCGCCGCCGGCAAGGTCGCCGACTGGCTGCTCGGCCGGCAGCGCGACGACGGCGCCTGGACGGACCGGTGGCACGCCTCGCCCTACTACGCCACCGCGTGCTGCGCGCTGGCCCTGGACCGGTACGGCGGCCGGCCGCGGAGCGCGGACGCCGTCGACCGGGCCGTGAAGTGGGTCCTGGAGTCCCAGCGCCCGGACGGTTCGTGGGGCCGGTGGGAGGGCACCGCGGAAGAGACCGCGTACGCGGTCCAGACCCTGCTGCTGCCGGCGGTCACCGCCGGCCGCGAGCCGGGGCGCGACCTCGTCCGCGCCGCCGCGCGCGGCCGCGGCGTCCTGCTGCGGGGACTGGCCCTGCCGGACCGCGCCCACCCGCCGATGTGGCACGACAAGGACCTGTACCACCCGGGCGCGATCGTGCGGGCGGCCGTCCTCGCCGCGCTCCATCTGCTGGACGCGGTGGCACCCGACCGCGGCAAAGAGTGA
- a CDS encoding cytochrome P450: MSVLTGAKPRRNPKNFPLHRTLPGFLKDPLRELERISAVAGGGVPRLDLGIVKPLLVTRPDHLQAVLRNTDTYARDGIFWRPLNDLMGDGILGEGGESWAVSRKVLQPVFTLRNVRSLTGRLAETINAAVDELEPAARSGRPVAAGAEMTRIVNRTVVQIFFGGKIGPAETARLAPAFEAVIAALAFRVLLPFLPDRLAPRGRSYREGVRTIDDVMFGLVERYRDDPGDGLDIFTALCRARTEPGSGLTDKWVRDNLVGMYSAGTETTATALSWLWPLLCAHPEVAARLYEEIDRVVGRDRVGPEHLEGLAYTRQVVQELLRLYPVGWQFPRMAVRDTTLDGFSVKAGQTLLISPYLTHRLASVWERPAEFDPDRFAPEHTAGRHRYAYFPFGGGPHQCVGNHLFQIEAQLIAASVLSRFRPEPAGPVPSRPAMGRTLRPEHELRMRLVPIEERA; this comes from the coding sequence ATGTCCGTCCTCACCGGCGCGAAACCCAGGCGCAATCCGAAGAACTTCCCCCTCCACCGCACCCTGCCGGGTTTCCTCAAGGATCCGCTGCGGGAGCTGGAGCGCATCAGCGCGGTCGCGGGCGGCGGCGTCCCGCGGCTCGACCTCGGCATCGTGAAGCCGCTGCTGGTGACCCGCCCCGACCACCTCCAGGCAGTGCTGCGGAACACCGACACCTACGCGCGCGACGGCATCTTCTGGCGCCCGCTCAACGACCTCATGGGCGACGGCATCCTCGGCGAGGGCGGCGAGTCCTGGGCGGTCAGCCGCAAGGTGCTGCAGCCGGTGTTCACCCTCCGCAACGTCCGGTCGCTCACCGGCCGGCTGGCCGAGACGATCAACGCGGCCGTGGACGAGCTGGAGCCGGCCGCGCGGTCGGGGCGGCCCGTGGCGGCGGGCGCCGAGATGACCCGGATCGTCAACCGGACGGTGGTCCAGATCTTCTTCGGCGGCAAGATCGGCCCGGCCGAGACCGCGCGGCTGGCCCCGGCGTTCGAGGCGGTCATCGCGGCACTGGCCTTCCGTGTCCTGCTGCCGTTCCTGCCCGACCGGCTCGCCCCCCGGGGACGCTCCTACCGGGAGGGCGTCCGCACCATCGATGACGTGATGTTCGGCCTGGTGGAACGTTACAGGGACGACCCCGGCGACGGGCTCGACATCTTCACCGCGCTGTGCCGGGCCCGCACCGAGCCGGGCAGCGGGCTGACCGACAAGTGGGTGCGCGACAACCTCGTCGGCATGTACTCGGCCGGCACCGAGACGACGGCCACGGCGCTGAGCTGGCTGTGGCCGCTGCTGTGCGCGCATCCCGAGGTCGCCGCGCGGCTCTACGAGGAGATCGACCGGGTGGTGGGCCGCGACCGGGTCGGGCCCGAGCACCTGGAGGGCCTGGCCTACACCAGGCAGGTGGTGCAGGAACTGCTGCGGCTCTACCCGGTGGGCTGGCAGTTCCCCCGCATGGCGGTACGGGACACGACCCTCGACGGCTTCTCCGTCAAGGCCGGCCAGACCCTCCTGATCAGCCCGTACCTCACCCACCGCCTCGCCTCGGTGTGGGAGCGCCCGGCCGAGTTCGACCCGGACAGGTTCGCGCCCGAGCACACCGCGGGCCGGCACCGCTACGCCTATTTCCCGTTCGGCGGCGGGCCGCACCAGTGCGTCGGCAACCACCTCTTCCAGATCGAGGCGCAGCTGATCGCGGCGAGCGTGCTCAGCCGGTTCCGCCCCGAACCGGCCGGCCCGGTGCCGTCCCGCCCCGCCATGGGGCGCACGCTCCGGCCCGAGCACGAGCTGCGGATGCGCCTCGTCCCGATCGAGGAGCGGGCATGA
- a CDS encoding cytochrome P450, whose product MTAPIPHPLDQDAEGVNRPGLRKNPKYHQIRETGTGVAAVVRPDGSAAKLVTRYHDVEQVLRNDEVFSREAARDADDMDLEGTLLGLDGAEHASVRNAVRGWFTPRAVERLRGTVEERAAAQIAAMVEHGSPADLVTEFAMPFSLHLICDMLGLPQEGRLRFRGWADAFFGITEQTRDGAADALISMVVYMNELVEQRRDDPGDDLLSQVAVGGAHLSPDRQIKLPVSLVLGGWETVASTVCTQIHVLLTHPYGEYETAYAYLTDHPEAVPGAVTELERLFSVTAADEMPRRVTRDVTLPSGARLSAGELVIPSHDAANCDPRVFTEPYRMDFARDPNRHLSFGYGVHHCVGRHLGHLEVVTGIGLLTRELPSLRLAVPSDAIERKPGNAILSPVALPVAWGR is encoded by the coding sequence GTGACCGCTCCGATCCCGCACCCGCTGGACCAGGACGCCGAGGGGGTGAACCGGCCGGGCCTGCGCAAGAACCCGAAGTACCACCAGATCCGTGAGACCGGCACCGGCGTCGCCGCCGTCGTCCGTCCCGACGGGTCCGCGGCCAAGCTCGTGACCAGGTACCACGACGTCGAGCAGGTGCTGCGCAACGACGAGGTGTTCTCCCGCGAGGCCGCCCGCGACGCCGACGACATGGACCTGGAGGGAACGCTCCTCGGCCTGGACGGGGCCGAGCACGCGAGCGTCCGCAACGCCGTCCGCGGCTGGTTCACCCCGCGCGCGGTCGAGCGCCTGCGGGGCACCGTCGAGGAGCGGGCCGCGGCTCAGATCGCGGCGATGGTGGAGCACGGCTCCCCCGCCGATCTGGTGACCGAGTTCGCGATGCCGTTCTCGCTCCACCTGATCTGCGACATGCTCGGCCTGCCGCAGGAGGGCCGGCTCCGGTTCCGCGGGTGGGCCGACGCCTTCTTCGGCATCACCGAGCAGACCCGCGACGGCGCGGCCGACGCGCTGATCTCGATGGTCGTCTACATGAACGAGCTCGTCGAGCAGCGGCGGGACGACCCGGGCGACGACCTGCTCTCGCAGGTCGCCGTCGGCGGCGCGCACCTGTCGCCCGACCGGCAGATCAAGCTCCCGGTCAGCCTCGTCCTCGGCGGCTGGGAGACCGTGGCCAGCACTGTCTGCACCCAGATCCATGTACTGCTCACACACCCGTACGGGGAGTACGAGACCGCGTACGCGTACCTGACCGACCACCCGGAGGCCGTCCCCGGCGCGGTCACCGAGCTGGAGCGCCTGTTCTCGGTGACCGCGGCCGACGAGATGCCGCGCCGGGTCACCCGGGACGTGACGCTGCCCAGCGGCGCCCGGCTGAGCGCCGGCGAACTCGTGATCCCGTCCCACGACGCCGCGAACTGCGACCCCCGCGTCTTCACCGAGCCGTACCGCATGGACTTCGCCCGCGACCCGAACCGGCACCTGTCGTTCGGGTACGGGGTGCACCACTGCGTCGGGCGGCATCTCGGCCACCTGGAGGTCGTGACGGGCATCGGCCTCCTCACCCGCGAGCTGCCGTCCCTCCGGCTGGCGGTGCCGTCCGACGCCATCGAGCGCAAGCCCGGCAACGCGATCCTCAGCCCCGTCGCCCTGCCCGTCGCGTGGGGCCGCTGA
- a CDS encoding nitrate- and nitrite sensing domain-containing protein, whose amino-acid sequence MRFRNSRLRTKIAALLLSLTALWAFAAWVTLREGVNLLWVSTYDSKLATPSDPLLVELQRERRLTAVWIASPSQRRHEELTTQRTRTDRAAAELEKGARSGTLRRAADDDLERRVDEMLDRLHKLDAQRKTVDARTIARSTALQGYTTTIDSVFRMYDAMGTLDDKGIAKNTGILIELNRSWELLSQEDALVAGVLAVGRVKQDEMTQIVQISGIRRYALSKALTQLEHEDEDAYRSFTSSARLRQLEAVENRLTAPRAGRAARIPAVTAAEWESTTTPALAEMRDTVQDAGARLVDRSTPVAAGVITRLALAGGLGLLAVIASIVVSITTARALVRQLERLRGAAWELAEQRLPSVVERLGHGEKVDVAVEAPPLQFGGDEIGQVGRAFNAVQETAIRTAVEQAELRRGIRDVLLSLARRTQALVHRQLSMLDTMERKRDIDPKDLEELFRLDHLATRMRRNAENLIVLSGSIPARGWRQPVPMVDVIRAAVGEVEDYTRVTVLPFGPVELAGRAVGDVTHLLAELIENAVSFSPPDTAVHVGGHLVANGFAIDIEDRGLGMTEDKLAEINERIVDPPEFNLRSSVQLGLFVVAKLAERYGVRVSLKRSAYGGTTAVVVIPQDLVVEAGTAKAPAATTENGLAVRQPAAVPAGASEQAGQGSVVTLTRQPAGSPPALVAVPPPASEPDDASAPQGDPRTTGPQATGPQTTGPQTTGPQGGDPNVTGPQAAEPRTTGPQTVTTATGPQATGPQTAPAGAPAPTRSPGEPAPPGGPAAAGGGDSATSPPEDQPPVTESTTPSGLPVRVPQANLAAPLRTDEPVVAQEPDEPDVPGRSPEEIQRIMGSYQRGTRLARTAVETRGNEAVEGEDEQ is encoded by the coding sequence ATGCGCTTCCGCAACTCCCGACTGCGGACCAAGATTGCGGCCCTGCTGCTGTCGCTGACCGCGCTGTGGGCCTTCGCGGCGTGGGTGACGTTGCGCGAGGGCGTGAACCTGCTGTGGGTCAGCACCTACGACAGCAAACTCGCCACCCCCTCCGACCCCCTCCTCGTCGAGCTGCAGCGGGAGCGCAGGCTCACCGCGGTGTGGATCGCGAGCCCGAGCCAGCGGCGGCACGAGGAGCTGACGACCCAGCGGACCCGCACCGACAGGGCGGCGGCCGAGCTCGAGAAGGGCGCGCGAAGCGGGACGCTCCGCCGGGCGGCGGACGACGACCTGGAGCGGCGCGTCGACGAGATGCTGGACCGGCTCCACAAGCTCGACGCGCAGCGCAAGACGGTCGACGCGCGCACCATCGCCCGCTCCACGGCGCTGCAGGGCTACACGACGACGATCGACTCCGTCTTCCGGATGTACGACGCGATGGGCACGCTCGACGACAAGGGGATCGCCAAGAACACCGGCATCCTCATCGAGCTCAACCGCTCCTGGGAGCTCCTCTCCCAGGAGGACGCGCTGGTCGCGGGCGTGCTCGCGGTCGGCCGCGTCAAGCAGGACGAGATGACGCAGATCGTCCAGATCAGCGGGATCCGCCGGTACGCCCTGTCCAAGGCGCTCACCCAGCTGGAGCACGAGGACGAGGACGCCTACCGCAGCTTCACCTCCAGCGCCAGGCTCCGGCAGCTGGAGGCCGTCGAGAACCGGTTGACGGCGCCGCGCGCCGGCCGCGCCGCCAGGATTCCGGCGGTCACCGCGGCGGAATGGGAGAGCACCACCACGCCGGCGCTCGCCGAGATGCGCGACACCGTCCAGGACGCGGGCGCCCGCCTCGTCGACCGCTCCACTCCCGTGGCGGCCGGTGTGATCACCCGGTTGGCCCTCGCCGGTGGTCTGGGGCTGCTCGCGGTCATCGCGTCCATCGTCGTGTCCATCACCACCGCACGCGCGCTGGTGCGGCAGCTGGAGCGGCTGCGCGGCGCGGCGTGGGAGCTGGCCGAGCAGCGGCTGCCGAGCGTCGTCGAACGCCTCGGGCACGGCGAGAAGGTGGACGTCGCCGTCGAGGCGCCGCCGCTGCAGTTCGGCGGCGACGAGATCGGGCAGGTGGGCCGCGCGTTCAACGCCGTCCAGGAGACCGCGATCCGCACCGCCGTCGAGCAGGCCGAGCTGCGCCGCGGCATCCGCGACGTCCTGCTGAGCCTGGCGCGCCGCACGCAGGCGCTGGTGCACCGGCAGCTGAGCATGCTCGACACGATGGAGCGCAAGCGCGACATCGACCCCAAGGACCTGGAAGAGCTGTTCCGCCTCGACCACCTCGCCACCCGCATGCGGCGCAACGCCGAGAACCTCATCGTGCTGTCGGGGTCGATCCCGGCCCGCGGCTGGCGGCAGCCGGTCCCGATGGTGGACGTCATCCGCGCCGCCGTCGGCGAGGTCGAGGACTACACCCGCGTCACCGTGCTGCCGTTCGGCCCGGTCGAGCTGGCCGGACGCGCCGTCGGCGACGTCACCCACCTGCTGGCCGAGCTGATCGAGAACGCCGTGTCGTTCTCGCCGCCCGACACCGCCGTGCACGTCGGCGGCCACCTCGTCGCCAACGGCTTCGCCATCGACATCGAGGACCGCGGGCTCGGCATGACCGAGGACAAGCTCGCCGAGATCAACGAGCGGATCGTCGACCCGCCCGAGTTCAACCTGCGCAGCTCCGTCCAGCTCGGCCTGTTCGTGGTCGCCAAGCTCGCCGAGCGCTACGGCGTGCGCGTCTCGCTGAAGCGCTCCGCCTACGGCGGCACCACGGCCGTCGTCGTCATCCCGCAGGACCTGGTCGTCGAGGCGGGCACCGCGAAGGCGCCCGCCGCCACCACCGAGAACGGGCTGGCCGTCCGGCAGCCGGCCGCGGTCCCGGCCGGGGCCTCCGAGCAGGCCGGGCAGGGGTCCGTGGTGACGCTCACCAGGCAGCCGGCCGGATCACCGCCCGCCCTGGTGGCCGTGCCCCCGCCCGCCAGTGAGCCGGACGACGCGTCCGCCCCGCAGGGCGACCCGCGCACCACGGGCCCCCAAGCCACCGGCCCGCAAACCACCGGCCCGCAAACCACCGGCCCGCAAGGCGGCGACCCGAACGTCACCGGCCCGCAGGCCGCCGAACCGCGCACCACCGGCCCGCAGACCGTCACCACGGCGACCGGGCCCCAGGCCACCGGCCCGCAGACCGCTCCCGCCGGTGCACCCGCCCCAACGCGCTCCCCGGGCGAACCCGCACCGCCCGGCGGCCCCGCGGCGGCGGGCGGCGGGGATTCCGCGACGAGCCCCCCGGAGGACCAGCCCCCCGTGACCGAGAGCACCACCCCGTCCGGCCTGCCCGTCCGGGTCCCGCAGGCGAACCTCGCGGCGCCGCTGCGCACCGACGAGCCGGTCGTCGCGCAGGAGCCGGACGAGCCGGACGTCCCCGGCCGCTCCCCCGAGGAGATCCAGCGAATCATGGGTTCCTACCAGCGCGGCACCCGCCTTGCGAGGACGGCGGTCGAAACCCGCGGCAACGAAGCAGTGGAAGGCGAGGACGAGCAGTGA
- a CDS encoding roadblock/LC7 domain-containing protein — protein MKQKAGSPSDLGWLLDDLVHRVPHAHNAVVLSADGLLMASSEGMSQDDGEHLAAVAAGIQSLAKGAGTRFGGGPVRQTIIEMQTQFMLVTVAGKGACLAVLADEDADVGLIAYEMAMLVTSMGHHLTSPSRAESAAEGRPT, from the coding sequence GTGAAGCAGAAGGCAGGTTCGCCGTCCGATCTGGGCTGGCTGCTGGACGATCTGGTCCACCGCGTGCCGCATGCCCACAACGCGGTCGTCCTGTCCGCGGACGGCCTGCTGATGGCCTCGTCGGAGGGCATGAGCCAGGACGACGGCGAGCACCTGGCCGCCGTGGCCGCCGGCATCCAGAGCCTGGCCAAGGGCGCCGGGACCCGGTTCGGCGGCGGCCCGGTCCGGCAGACGATCATCGAGATGCAGACCCAGTTCATGCTGGTGACGGTGGCGGGCAAGGGCGCCTGCCTCGCGGTGCTGGCCGACGAGGACGCCGACGTCGGCCTCATCGCCTACGAGATGGCGATGCTCGTCACGAGCATGGGCCACCACCTGACCTCGCCGTCGCGTG